One uncultured Tolumonas sp. DNA segment encodes these proteins:
- the tkt gene encoding transketolase: MSLDPKTLANAVRMLSVDAVQQANSGHPGAPMGMADIAETLWRHHLKHNPTDPAWINRDRFVLSNGHGSMLLYSLLHLTGYDLPLSELKQFRQLHSKTPGHPEYGYAPGVETTTGPLGQGIANAVGMALAEKTLAAQFNKPGHDIVDHYTYAFMGDGCLMEGISHEVCSLAGTLELGKLIAFWDDNGISIDGHVDGWFTDDTPARFRAYGWQVIDAVDGHDPRALDAAIREAKANTTQPTLICCKTIIGYGSPNKSGSHDCHGAPLGKDEVTKVREFLNWPHAPFEIPQDIYQAWDAKAKGQQVQLEWNKQFAAYQEVFPQEAAELLRRSAGTLTADWADKANAYIADLQANPANIASRQASQKALNEYAKILPELLGGSADLAPSNLTRHTSALDVSPETPQGNYMHYGVREFGMSAIMNGVTLHGGFIPYGGTFLMFMEYARNAVRMAALMKQRSIFVYTHDSIGLGEDGPTHQPVEQLASLRLTPNMETWRPCDQVESAVSWKAAIERQNGPSALIFSRQNLTQQPRSSQQVSDVEKGGYILKDCEGTPELIIMATGSEVSLAVNAANTLAAEGKKVR; the protein is encoded by the coding sequence ATGAGTTTAGACCCCAAAACCCTCGCTAACGCTGTGCGTATGCTCAGCGTTGATGCCGTGCAGCAAGCCAACTCCGGCCACCCTGGTGCCCCGATGGGCATGGCCGATATTGCTGAAACGTTGTGGCGTCACCATTTAAAACACAACCCCACCGACCCTGCGTGGATAAACCGCGACCGCTTTGTGTTATCGAATGGTCACGGTTCTATGTTGCTGTATTCCTTGCTGCATCTCACGGGTTACGACCTGCCGCTGTCAGAATTAAAACAGTTCCGCCAACTGCACTCTAAAACACCGGGCCACCCGGAATACGGTTACGCACCAGGAGTGGAAACCACCACCGGCCCGCTGGGTCAGGGCATTGCCAATGCAGTCGGTATGGCACTGGCTGAAAAAACCTTGGCCGCGCAGTTTAATAAACCGGGGCATGACATTGTTGACCACTACACCTACGCCTTTATGGGCGACGGCTGTTTGATGGAAGGCATCTCGCACGAAGTCTGTTCGTTAGCGGGCACGTTAGAACTCGGTAAGCTGATTGCGTTTTGGGATGACAACGGCATCTCGATTGATGGCCATGTCGATGGCTGGTTTACTGACGATACCCCTGCCCGTTTCCGTGCTTACGGCTGGCAGGTGATTGATGCGGTCGATGGTCATGACCCGCGCGCACTTGATGCCGCCATTCGCGAAGCCAAAGCCAACACCACCCAACCAACGCTGATTTGCTGTAAAACCATCATCGGTTATGGCTCACCGAATAAATCCGGCAGTCACGATTGCCATGGTGCGCCACTGGGCAAAGATGAAGTCACTAAAGTGCGTGAGTTCCTGAACTGGCCCCATGCCCCGTTTGAAATTCCACAAGACATCTATCAAGCGTGGGATGCGAAAGCCAAAGGCCAACAAGTTCAGTTGGAGTGGAACAAACAGTTCGCTGCTTATCAGGAAGTGTTCCCACAAGAAGCCGCCGAGCTGTTACGCCGAAGCGCAGGCACATTAACTGCCGATTGGGCGGATAAAGCTAATGCGTATATCGCTGACCTGCAAGCTAACCCTGCTAACATCGCCAGCCGTCAGGCCAGCCAGAAAGCCTTGAACGAATACGCGAAAATCTTACCTGAACTGCTCGGTGGTTCGGCGGACTTAGCGCCATCCAACCTGACCCGTCACACCAGTGCACTCGACGTTTCCCCTGAAACCCCACAGGGCAACTACATGCACTATGGTGTGCGTGAGTTTGGTATGTCGGCGATTATGAACGGCGTGACACTGCACGGTGGTTTTATCCCTTACGGCGGCACCTTCCTGATGTTTATGGAATACGCCCGTAATGCGGTGCGTATGGCTGCGCTGATGAAACAACGCTCGATTTTTGTCTATACCCACGACTCGATTGGTCTGGGCGAAGATGGCCCAACCCATCAGCCAGTGGAACAACTGGCGAGCTTACGCTTAACACCGAACATGGAAACCTGGCGTCCGTGCGACCAGGTAGAATCAGCGGTGAGCTGGAAGGCGGCGATTGAACGTCAGAATGGCCCGAGTGCACTGATATTCTCACGTCAAAACCTGACGCAACAGCCACGCAGCAGCCAACAAGTCAGTGATGTCGAGAAGGGTGGTTACATCCTGAAAGAT